One window of Mucilaginibacter inviolabilis genomic DNA carries:
- a CDS encoding PAS domain-containing sensor histidine kinase has protein sequence MENTALLKAIIENAIDGIITIDGRGIVESINPAACKLFLCSPEEVIGQNISTLMPPPYKEQHDEYINRYQRTSEPHIIGIGRVVTGLRKDGSTFPFKLGVSDVPFSGRKIYAGFIHDLSREMEAEEQLKEYAAHLEELVEERTLSLKKTVQALQEAKEEVSLSLEKEKELGQLKSRFVSMASHEFRTPLSAIQLSSSLIEKYAQPFDNPNISKHVAKIKTAIGNLTAILNDFLSLEKLEAGKVTPAFEAFDLVKLSEEITEEMQMIAKQNQSIIYQHTGISSVVILDQNLVRNCVINLIGNAIKYSGENTFIEFNTEINEQFCLIGVKDNGIGIPDTDQKHLFEAFFRAHNTGNIPGTGLGLNIVARYSNLMNGQIEFKSDINTGTLFTIKFPIS, from the coding sequence ATGGAAAACACCGCCCTGTTAAAAGCGATCATCGAAAATGCCATTGACGGTATCATTACGATAGACGGAAGAGGTATCGTAGAGAGCATCAACCCGGCCGCCTGCAAACTATTCCTCTGCAGCCCGGAGGAGGTGATCGGTCAAAATATCTCTACGTTAATGCCGCCGCCATATAAGGAGCAGCATGATGAGTATATCAACAGGTACCAGCGAACCAGCGAACCGCATATCATCGGCATCGGCCGGGTGGTAACCGGCTTACGCAAAGATGGCAGCACCTTCCCGTTCAAACTGGGGGTGAGCGATGTCCCCTTTTCGGGCAGAAAGATCTATGCCGGCTTTATCCATGACCTCAGCCGCGAAATGGAAGCAGAAGAACAGTTAAAGGAATATGCCGCCCACCTGGAAGAACTGGTTGAAGAACGAACACTGTCCCTAAAAAAAACAGTACAAGCCTTACAGGAAGCCAAAGAGGAAGTAAGCCTTTCCCTGGAAAAAGAAAAGGAATTGGGCCAGTTAAAAAGCAGGTTCGTATCTATGGCATCCCATGAGTTCCGTACACCACTGAGCGCCATACAGTTGTCATCCTCTTTAATAGAAAAATACGCGCAGCCCTTTGATAACCCCAATATCAGTAAGCATGTCGCGAAGATCAAAACCGCGATCGGTAACCTTACAGCTATCCTGAATGATTTTTTATCGCTGGAAAAACTGGAGGCGGGTAAAGTAACCCCCGCTTTCGAGGCCTTCGACCTGGTCAAACTTTCGGAGGAAATTACCGAAGAAATGCAGATGATAGCCAAACAAAACCAAAGCATTATTTACCAGCATACCGGAATCAGCAGTGTCGTGATCCTCGACCAGAACCTGGTCAGGAACTGCGTAATCAACCTCATCGGCAATGCCATCAAATATTCGGGGGAAAATACGTTCATAGAATTCAACACAGAGATCAATGAACAATTTTGCCTGATTGGGGTCAAAGATAATGGGATAGGTATCCCTGACACTGATCAGAAACACCTGTTTGAGGCATTCTTCCGCGCACATAACACCGGCAATATCCCGGGAACGGGGCTGGGTCTCAATATCGTGGCACGTTACAGTAACCTGATGAACGGCCAGATCGAATTTAAAAGTGACATCAACACAGGCACCCTATTCACCATTAAATTTCCCATATCATGA
- a CDS encoding response regulator, producing the protein MSKKVLIIEDNNDIRENVVEILELAGYEVTSAGNGKTGVELAVKNPPDIILCDIMMPELDGYGVLYMLNKNPEVSAIPFIFLTAKAERVDLRKGMEMGADDYLTKPFDDMDLLNAIESRLKKQELQKTFYSKSLDRLNNLIGKNDGLAELKKIIQDRKIRSFKKNQVIYYDGDKGNGLYLVTGGKIKTIKLAEDGRELMTGIYGTDEYLGVNAMLANEAYTDTATALEDSTLCLIPKDQLEQLLHLYPEVAREFIKLLANDIRDKEDQLMQLAYHSVRKRMAEALSRLQRQQSSATDGFKITREDLAAMAGMATETVSRTLSDFKEEGLIEKKGSLIQVLHPEKLAKMKN; encoded by the coding sequence ATGAGCAAAAAAGTCTTGATCATTGAAGATAACAATGACATCCGTGAAAATGTTGTTGAAATACTGGAACTGGCAGGTTACGAGGTAACCAGTGCCGGTAATGGTAAAACCGGTGTGGAGCTCGCAGTTAAGAACCCGCCCGATATTATTTTATGCGATATCATGATGCCCGAACTGGACGGTTACGGGGTTTTATATATGCTGAATAAGAATCCTGAAGTCAGCGCCATTCCCTTCATATTCCTGACCGCGAAAGCCGAACGGGTAGATCTGCGAAAAGGCATGGAAATGGGCGCGGATGATTACCTGACCAAGCCCTTTGATGATATGGACCTCTTGAACGCCATTGAAAGCCGGCTGAAGAAACAGGAATTGCAGAAAACCTTTTACAGTAAATCGCTGGATCGTTTGAACAACCTGATCGGGAAAAACGATGGATTGGCGGAACTCAAAAAGATCATCCAGGATCGTAAGATCAGGTCATTTAAAAAGAACCAGGTGATATACTATGACGGCGATAAGGGTAACGGCCTTTACCTAGTCACCGGAGGAAAGATCAAAACGATCAAACTGGCCGAAGACGGCCGCGAACTCATGACCGGGATATATGGAACGGATGAATACCTGGGTGTCAACGCGATGCTGGCCAACGAAGCGTATACGGACACCGCAACAGCTTTGGAAGACAGTACGCTTTGTCTGATCCCTAAAGACCAGCTGGAGCAATTACTGCATTTATATCCTGAAGTGGCACGTGAATTTATTAAACTGCTGGCCAATGATATCCGGGATAAAGAAGATCAACTGATGCAGCTGGCCTATCATTCCGTCCGGAAACGGATGGCCGAAGCGCTGTCGCGCTTACAGCGGCAGCAAAGCAGTGCAACGGACGGTTTTAAAATTACGCGCGAAGACCTGGCCGCCATGGCGGGAATGGCAACGGAAACCGTGAGCCGCACGCTGTCTGATTTTAAAGAAGAAGGCCTGATCGAGAAGAAGGGCAGCCTGATCCAGGTCCTCCATCCGGAGAAACTGGCTAAAATGAAAAACTGA
- a CDS encoding 2-hydroxyacid dehydrogenase: MKAVAYSIKPFEKEYLAKANQKKHDITLISNPLSPETAAYAEGKDAVIVFINDDVSGPVIDMLAMLGVKYIITRSAGTDHIDKAAAARHGIKIASVPAYSPQAIAEHSVALALALSRHLIKADLLGHEFNFSSDELIGFNFSGKTVGIIGMGQTGQAAAAIYHGMGCHVIGYDVNNAHRSRFVKTVSLEALLNSADIISLHIPLTPLSKHLIQEKTLEQMKNGVMLINTARGELLNTMDILPALNNGKLGYLGLDVYEFEKGLFFGDHQKDPVKDSQLEKLMSYPNVLITPHQAYLTKEALQEIADQTIRSLDLWQQNKCEGKACACSHECNKTPKPKDSVQS; the protein is encoded by the coding sequence ATGAAAGCGGTAGCCTATAGTATCAAGCCATTTGAAAAGGAATATCTGGCAAAAGCCAATCAGAAAAAACATGACATTACGCTCATTTCAAACCCCTTAAGCCCGGAAACGGCAGCTTACGCGGAGGGAAAGGACGCGGTGATCGTGTTTATCAATGATGATGTTTCCGGTCCGGTTATCGACATGCTCGCGATGCTGGGTGTCAAATATATTATTACCCGCTCCGCGGGTACAGATCATATCGATAAAGCGGCAGCCGCGAGGCATGGCATCAAGATAGCCAGCGTACCCGCCTATTCCCCGCAGGCGATTGCCGAGCACTCGGTTGCGCTGGCCCTCGCGCTCAGCCGCCATTTGATTAAAGCCGATCTGCTCGGTCATGAATTCAATTTTTCCAGCGACGAACTGATCGGTTTCAATTTCTCGGGCAAAACCGTTGGTATCATCGGCATGGGCCAGACCGGTCAGGCCGCGGCAGCAATCTATCATGGGATGGGCTGTCACGTTATTGGCTATGATGTTAACAACGCTCACCGTAGCCGTTTTGTAAAAACTGTTTCCCTGGAAGCCCTGTTAAACAGCGCAGATATTATTTCCCTTCATATACCACTTACGCCTTTAAGCAAACACCTGATCCAGGAGAAAACACTTGAGCAGATGAAAAATGGGGTGATGTTAATCAACACCGCCAGGGGGGAGCTGTTAAATACAATGGATATCCTCCCGGCCCTGAACAACGGAAAGCTGGGTTACCTCGGACTGGACGTTTATGAATTTGAAAAGGGGCTATTCTTCGGGGATCATCAAAAGGACCCGGTAAAAGATTCCCAATTAGAAAAACTGATGAGTTATCCTAATGTGCTGATCACGCCGCATCAGGCTTATTTAACGAAAGAAGCATTGCAGGAGATCGCCGATCAAACGATCAGAAGTCTGGATCTATGGCAGCAAAATAAATGTGAGGGCAAAGCTTGTGCCTGTTCCCATGAATGTAACAAAACACCCAAACCCAAAGACTCCGTTCAATCCTGA